From Vicinamibacterales bacterium:
TGCTCCCGCGCGAAGTAGTAGGGGAGCAGGAACGGCACGAGCACCGCGCTGGCCGCCGCCGCGGCCGCGATCGTCATGACGAGGCGCCGCCGGCCCTGCGGCCCCAGCCACGCCGCCGGCCGCGCGGCCGCGCTGGCGGCCATGGCCACGCCCGTCATCACCAGCAGGTAGTTCGACGTGAGCGCCTGGAGCGCCGTCGCTGCGGCCATGCGCCAGGCCGTACGCCAGGCGGGTCGGTCGGCCAGATCGTGGAAGGCGGCGAGGGCGAACGGCAGGAACTGGACGTGGAGCGCCTGCATGTGGCCGAAGCGTACGAGGGTGTGGGCGTTGAACGCGTACGCCATGCCGGCGACCACGCCCGCGCGCGGACTGCCGGTCCACCGCTCGACGACGATCGCCATCGCGACGCCGCTCGTGGCGAACCCGAGCATCGCCAGGAGGTTGTACACGGTCACGGCCGACAGGCCCAGCGCGAAGAAGGGCATGCTCATCACGCCCTGGACCACCATGTGCTCCGAGAAGGCCAGCGTGCGGGGCTCGGGATAGAAGATGTTGGCGTCGAAGAGGTGCAGGGGCGCGATGGGCAGCTGGTGCGCGACCCATGCGAGGATCCACGCGTTCAGGGCCGTGTCGGCGTTGTCCATCCGCGACCAGGTGGACAGGCCCGCTGCCAGCGGCCAGGTATGGACGACGGCGAGGGCCAGGAACAGCGCTAGTTGGGCCAGTCGACGATTTCGTAGAGCCACACGTCGTCCTGTTGCACGAGCGGTCGCAGGAACTGCCGGTAGGTCGTCAGGCGTTCGACGAGGCGGTCGCGGCTGCGCCGGCTGTAGCCGCGCAGGTGGAACACGACATAGCGCGCGCCGAGCTTGCCGAGGATGGCGAAGCTCTCGCGCGTCGGGAAGGAGCTGAGCGGCCGGACCGTGTCCCGCCACCACTGCGGGATGTAGTCGGAATAGCCGTTGATGAGGGGCATCCAGTGGACGGTGGAGCCCAACATGTACTCCGCGTGCCGGGGGAAGTCCGAGCGCTCGAAGAAGTAGGGGAACTCCGCCAGCGGCCCGCGCGGCAGCCGCGCGAGTGTCCGGTAGGCCTCGGGCACGGGCGGCGCTTCGCGCTGCGCCGTGAGCGGCGCGGCGTTGAGTTCGGCGGCCGCGACGACCAGCAGCGCCGCGGCCCACGCCCAGCCGCGCGCCGTCCGTCGGAACCAGGGCGCGAGCAGCGCGCTCGTCAGCACCGCGAGGGCGAGCGTCGTCATGAGCCCCATGCGCGCCGGCGCCCTGAGGAACGAGAAGATCGGCAGCGTGTCGAACAGCCAGCGATACAGGCCGGCGTCGGGCCCGAGCGACGCCCAGAAGGCGAGGAGCGCCACCAGGACGTAGAACGCGCCCACGTCGCGCCGGAGCCCCGCCGGGCCGGCCGTCGACGGGCGGGCGAGTACGCGGGCCGCGCCGGCGATGCCCACGACGGTGGCGAGGATGCCGGGGAAGAGGACCTCCGAGAAGCCCGCAATCGACGGCAGCCACCACCGGTGCGCCCATGCCGACGAGGCCAGCCACGCGCCGCCGTTGGCGCTGTACATCCGGGCGTCGTCCAGCGTGCGCGTGAAGCCTTCGCGCTGCACGCTCAGGTAGGGCAGGAAGAACGGCGCCGTCAGCCCGAGGGCGATTCCGGCCGCGAGCCCGACGTGGGCCCAGTAGCGGGGGCTGCGCCACAGGCCGCGCGATATGCCGAAGACGATCGTCGCCAGGCCCAGCATCAGCGCCGCGAAGATGCCGTAGTAGGCGCACGAGAGCGCCTGGGCGAAGAGCACCAGCCCCAGCGTGACAGCCCGTCCCGGCGTGAGCCTGTCGACCAGCCGATGGAACGCCAGCAGCGAGAAGGGCAGGCCGAAGGTCAGGAGGAGCTGGATGTGGGCGGTGCGCGCGTAGATATAAGGGCAGAAGGCGAAGAGCACGGCGGCGACGGCGGCTGCCTCGCGGCTGCCGGACAGGTAGCGCACCAGGTAGTAGGCGCCTGCGGCGGCGGCGACGAAGGCGAAGAGCACCACCGTGTTGTGGGCCAGGTAGGGATTGCCCGTGAGCCCCCAGGCGGGCACCGCCAGCAGCCCCGCGCCGATGTTCGCCTCGGAATACGCGAGCGTCCGCTTGGCCGGGTAGAAGATGTTGGCGTCGTAGAGCTTCGACGGCTGGACGATGAGCGTGTCGGCCACCCAGGCGACGTTCCAGATGCTCATCCGCCCGTCGTCCGTGTTCAGGCGTCCGACGCGATCGAGCTTGGGAACGAGGGGGTAGGTGAGGGCTGCCGTCAGCAGAAGCGCGCCGGCGACGACCGCCGCGGCCTCGCCGAGCCCACGAGGGAGCATGGAGCCCGTATGGTACCATGGCGCCGCCACCGGGCGGCCCGCGGTGGTTCGTCCGCATGGACCGCCTGCTCGAGCTCACCTCCCGCGCTGAGCGCACGCATTTCTGGTTTCGGGGGTTCCGTCGGTTCGTGACCCCGTGGCTGGCCGAGGCCGCCCTCCATCGCACCGGACTCCGGCTGCTCGACTGCGGCTGCGGCACCGGCGTGAACCTGCCGCTCCTGGCGCGGCACGGCACCGCCTACGGCTTCGACCTGACCGCCCGGGGGCTCGAGTTCGCCCGGGCACGAGGCGAACGACGCGTGTCCCGGGCGAGCATCGACAGCATGCCGTTCCCCGACGCCGCCTTCGACGTGGTCACGTCGTTCGACGTGCTCTACGCGTTGCCCGACGAGGTGGAAGCCCAGGCGCTCCGCGAGATGGCGCGTGTGCTCAAGCCGGGCGGTGCGGCGCTGGTGACGGTGGCCGCGTTCGAGTCGCTGCGCGGCGGCCACGGCGCGCTCAGCCAGGAGGTGCGGCGCTACACCCGGGCCATGCTGGCGTCCAGGTTCGAGCGTGCCGGTTTCCACGTGGAGCGGACGTCCTACACGCACGCCACGCTCTTTCCACTCCTCTTCGCGGTCCGGGCGGTACAGCGGCGGCGGGCGGGCCGATCGCCGGAGGTGAACGAGGCCGAGATCGCGGTGCCGATGGCGCCCGTCAACGCGGCGCTCACGGCCGCGCTCACCCTGGAGTCCTGGGTGCTGCCGCTGATGGATCTGCCGTTCGGCAGTTCCGCCATTGCGCTGGCGAGGAAGTCCGCATGACCGGGTCCGCCGGCAGGGGCGCCCGGGGGCTCGCGCCGATCGCGATCGGCGGAGCGGTCGGCGTCACGGCCTGGCTCTCGATGGGGACGCTCGCCGTCGTCGACGCGGCGCGCATGACCCGCGTCGCCGCGCTGCCGCCGTGGACGTGGCTGGCGGCGCTGGCCGGCGCCGGCGCGGTGGCTGGCGCCACGGCGTTGCCGCGCGTCGAGCGCTGGGCCCCGCTCGCGCTGCTGGGCGTCCTCTGGCTGCCGTGGCTGCCATTGCACGTCCCCGCGGCGTTCATGCCCTGGGACGGCGTCCTTGAAGTGCCCGTGTGGCTGGCGGCCCTCGGTGGGCTGGCGTGGCCCGCCGTTCAGGGCCGTCTCTCCCGTTCGGCGGGCTCCGGCGCATGGCGGGATCCGCGGCGTGCGCCCTGGGCCGTCGCGCTGCTCGCGGCGGCCGCCTACGGCGCCGCCTGGCAGGTGGCGCGCCCGCGCGTGCCCGCGGGCGACGAGCCGCATTACCTCGTCATCACGCAGTCTCTCCTCCACGACGCCGACTTCCAGATCGAGAACAACCATCGCGACGGCCAGTACCTGGCGTACTTCGACGGCGTGCTCCGGCCAGACTTCATGCGGCGCGGCACGAACCGCCAGATCTACTCGATCCACGCCCCCGGCGTGTCGATCCTGGTGCTGCCGGCGTTTGCCGCGGCGGGCTACGCCGGCGCGGTGGCGACCGTGATCGCGCTGGTCGCGCTGGGACTGGCGCTCGCCTGGCGGGCGGCTCACCTCTTGACGGACTCGGCTGGCGCCGCGTGGGCGGCGACCCTCGCCGTGGGTGCGTCGGCGCCGGTGGCCCTGCACGGCTTCATGCTCTACCCCGATGGCCTGGGCGGCGCGATGGCGATGGCCGGCGTCTTCGGCCTCGTGGCGCTGGAGCGCGGGGTCACGCTTCCTCGGTGGGGATGGCTCGCGATCGGCGGCGCGCTGGCCCTGTTGCCGTGGCTCCACACGCGCCTCGCCATCGTCGCCGGCGTGCTCGGTGTTGCGCTCGTCCTTCGTCTCGCACGCCACTCGGGGTGGAAGGCCGCCATGTGGCGGTTCCTGGCCGTTCCCGTCGTGTCCGCCACGGCGTGGCTCTCGTACTTCTGGCTGATCTACGGCACGCCGAACCCCGCGGCGCCGTATGGGGCCAGGCCCGAGGGCGGCCTGTCGTTCGTGCCGACGGGGCTGGCCGGCCTGCTCGTGGACCAGCAGTTCGGCCTGGCGTCGAACGCCCCCGTGCTCGTGGCGGCGCTGGCCGGGCTCGGCGTGCTCGCCTGGCGGCGGCCGCGTCTCGCCGCCGAGATTGGCGTGACGGCCGGCCTCTACCTGACCCTCGCTGCCAGCTACCCGATGTGGTGGGGCGGCTACTCGGCGCCCGCCCGCTTCGCCGCGGCGATCCTGCCGATGCTCGTCGTCCCGCTCGCCGCGACCTGGGTGGCCGGCGGCGCCGTGCTCAAGGCCGGCATCGCCGCGCTGGGCGGCGTGTCGGCCGCGATCACGGCGGCCCTGGTCGGTATCGACCGCGGCGCCTTCATCTACAACGGCCGGGACGGCCACGACCTGCTCCTCGACTGGCTGAGCCCGACGGTGGATCTCACGCTGGCCGCGCCGAGTGTCCACCGGGATGGGGCCGGCGCGGCGCTCGGCGACGCGATGGTGTGGGCGATCGCGATCGGTCTCGTCACCGCGGTGGTGGTCCGCGCGGCCGTCGGCGCCAGGCTCCGCGCGTTCGCGCCCGCGATCGCGTGGCTCGCGGCGCCGCTCGTCGTCATGACCGCCTCGACCGTGGTCTGGGCCGGACACGCGTCCGCGATCGTGACGCCGCCGACCTCGCAACTGACGTGGCTCGAGCGCCGCTCGACGGCTCCGGGAACCGTGGCCCTGCAGCTCGCGCCAACGCGCGCCACCTCGCTCGACGACGCGACCCGCCGGCTCGCCCTGTCCTCCAAGGTTCGCGGAGGGATACGGCAGGGCCCACAGCCGCTGTTGTACCTGCCCGAGGTGCCGGCCGGCAGCTACGACGTCTTCGCCGAGGGGACGGCCGCGCTGGAGGGCGCGCTCACGGTTCGGATCGGGCGCCAGGACCTTCCGCTCGAGTCCTGGCCGCTCGCCGGCCGGCCCGCGGGCTTCACCGGATTGGTCCTGAACCTGCCGGCCGACGTGCATTCGGTGTCCATCGCCGGCGATGACACCGCCCGTGCGGCGGTCCGCCGTCTCGCGCTTCGGCCGCGCACGCTGGCGCCCCGTGGGGGCGTCCGCTGGGCCGCGCGCGCCGCCCGCTTCGGCCGCGTCGCGCTCTACGCGCTCGACGACAACGCCTTCTTCGAGCCGGGCGCGCTCTGGGTGCGCGGAGGCCGCACCACCTCGTTCCTGGCCACCGTGGACGACGGTGTCCCCCCGGTGCTGCGGCTCAAGGCCGGTCCCGTCGCCAATGACGTGGATCTCGCCGCCGGCGGATGGCGGAGGCACGTATCGCTCCTGCCCGGTGGCGAGGCCGAGGTGCCGCTGCCGCCGGACGCCCTGGCGCCGGCGGTGCTGCGCGTCACGAGCCGCACCGGGTTCCGCCCGAGCGAAAGCGATCCCGGAAGCGGTGACGTCCGCGTCCTGGGCGTCTTCGTGACGTGGCCGGGCTGACGCCGGCCGCGCCGGATGCCGGTCAGAAGCGCAGCGTGCCGCCGAAGTAGACGCTGCGCATCACCAGCGTGCCGGCATCGAGCTTCACCTGATAGGAGAGGTCGATGCTCCGGAGACCCAGCTGCACGCCGACGTTCTTGTGGGGGTTGTAGGTGGCCGAGACGTCGAAGTCCTTGTAGCGCCCCTGTGTGTCCTCGATGGCGCTGTCGGGCAGCTTGAAATACGTGATCTCGCCGTTCAGGGCCACGTTCGAGGCGGCGTAGACCCGGGCCACGAGGCCGATCGTCGGCAGGGCGCCGATGGCCTTGGAGAACTCGTCGCCGAGCGGGCTGTTGAGGCCGACGTTCGCGTCCGTGTACTTGGCGTCGAAGATGACGCCGAGGAAGCCGCGTTCGCGGTAGAGGAAGTCGTACTCGTAGCCGAAACGCCACGTCTTGAACTGCGCCGTCGTGGACACCGGCAGCCCGGGGCGGTAGCGCAGGCCGTTGAACACGAACTCGCGTTCCAGCACGGTCTCCGCGCTGTAGTCCAGCGGCAGGTAGTTGATCCGGAAGCGGTGCTTCTTCGCCGGCCGGAGCACGATGCGCAGGTCCTTCAGGGTCTTCTTCTCGATGCCGAGATCCTGCACGAGGTCCACGTCGCTGCCCGGAATGCCGAGCGCCTCGCTGTTGACGATGATGTCGGGCGTGGGGCCCCAGAAGTTGTAGGACAGCTCGACGTGGTAGTCCTCGCCGACCACCCCCGAGCCGCGCGGTGAGAACTGGGCCAGCGCCGGCGTGGCGACGGCGGTGACGCCCGCCAGGACGGCGAGCGCGACGAAGAGCGAGCGAAACTGCGGCATGCGGTGCGACCCCTTGGCTGGCGACGGACGATTGGCGAACGGCCTGGCCGCGGGGAGGTGCGCTGCCAAACGCCAGTACGTGAAGTATCGGCGGCTGGTGCCTGGCACTACAGGGGCCGGCCGGGGGCCAGCCCAGGGGCGCGGGGGAGGCGCCCCGGACGGACTAGCTCTCGGCGGGCACCGGGTCCCGGCCGTTCGACAGCAGGCTCGACCACTTGGCGACGGCCGAGACGAGGATCACGACGGCCAGGATCATCATGATGGCCGTGCAGATCGTCAGCACGTAGCCCTGCGTCGCGACCGTCGACACGGGGCTCAGGGTCTTCGGCCAGAAGTTGTCCCGGATGCTCAGGTAGCCGCCGTAGATCGTGTTGGTGGCCAGGAACAGGAGCGGCGCGATGGTCACCCAGGTGTAGCGCGCCTTGCCCTGGGCGATGAGGACGGTCGTGGCGACGGCCAGCGCCACGCACCCCAGCAGCTGGTTCGACACGCCGAACATCGGCCAGATGGTGTCGATCTGGCCTGTGTAGATGAAGTACCCCCAC
This genomic window contains:
- a CDS encoding class I SAM-dependent methyltransferase, producing the protein MAPPPGGPRWFVRMDRLLELTSRAERTHFWFRGFRRFVTPWLAEAALHRTGLRLLDCGCGTGVNLPLLARHGTAYGFDLTARGLEFARARGERRVSRASIDSMPFPDAAFDVVTSFDVLYALPDEVEAQALREMARVLKPGGAALVTVAAFESLRGGHGALSQEVRRYTRAMLASRFERAGFHVERTSYTHATLFPLLFAVRAVQRRRAGRSPEVNEAEIAVPMAPVNAALTAALTLESWVLPLMDLPFGSSAIALARKSA